From the Gavia stellata isolate bGavSte3 chromosome 22, bGavSte3.hap2, whole genome shotgun sequence genome, one window contains:
- the LOC104260947 gene encoding myosin heavy chain, skeletal muscle, adult isoform X1 has product MASADSEMAIFGEAAPYLRKSEKERIAAQNKPFDAKSSVFVAHPKESFVKGTIQSRESGKVTVKTEAGETLTVKDDQVFSMNPPKYDKIEDMAMMTHLHEPAVLYNLKERYAAWMIYTYSGLFCVTVNPYKWLPVYNPEVVLAYRGKKRQEAPPHIFSISDNAYQFMLTDRENQSILITGESGAGKTVNTKRVIQYFATIAASGDKKKEEQSGKMQGTLEDQIISANPLLEAFGNAKTVRNDNSSRFGKFIRIHFGATGKLASADIETYLLEKSRVTFQLKAERSYHIFYQVTSNKKPELIEMLLITTNPYDYPFVSQGEITVPSIDDKEELMATDSAIDILGFTADEKTAIYKLTGAVMHYGNLKFKQKPREEQAEPDGTEVADKAAYLMGLNSADMLKALCYPRVKVGNEYVTKGQTAQQVHNAVGALAKAVYERMFLWMVVRINQQLDTKQPRQYFIGVLDIAGFEIFDFNSFEQLCINFTNEKLQQFFNHHMFVLEQEEYKKEGIEWTFIDFGMDLAACIELIEKPMGIFSILEEECMFPKATDTSFKNKLYDQHLGKSSNFQKPKPTKGKVEAHFSLIHYAGTVDYNITGWLEKNKDPLNETVIGLYQKSSLKTLALLFANYGGAEAEASAGKKGGKKKGSSFQTVSALFRENLNKLMTNLRSTHPHFVRCIIPNETKTPGAMEHELVLHQLRCNGVLEGIRICRKGFPNRVLYADFKQRYKVLNASAIPEGQFIDSKKACEKLLGSIDIDHTQYKFGHTKVFFKAGLIGLLEEMRDEKLAQLITRTQARCRGFLMRVEYQRMVERRESIFCIQYNIRAFMNVKHWPWMKLFFKIKPLLKSAESEKEMANMKQEFEKTKEELAKSEAKRKELEEKMVKLVQEKNDLQLQVQAEADALADAEERCDQLIKTKIQLEAKVKEVTERAEDEEEINAELTAKKRKLEDECSELKKDIDDLELTLAKVEKEKHATENKVKNLTEEMAALDETIVKLTKEKKALQEAHQQTLDDLQAEEDKVNTLTKAKTKLEQQVDDLEGSLEQEKKLRMDLERAKRKLEGDLKLAHDSIMDLENDKQQLDEKLKKKDFEISQIQSKIEDEQLLGIQLQKKIKELQARIEELEEEIEAERTSRAKAEKHRADLSRELEEISERLEEAGGATAAQIEMNKKREAEFQKMRRDLEEATLQHEATAATLRKKHADSTAELGEQIDNLQRVKQKLEKEKSELKMEIDDLASNMESVSKAKANLEKMCRTLEDQLSEFKTKEEQNQRMISDLSAQRARLQTESGEYARQVEEKDALISQLSRGKQAFTQQIEELKRQLEEEIKAKNALAHGLQSARHDCDLLREQYEEEQEAKSELQRALSKANSEVAQWRTKYETDAIQRTEELEEAKKKLAQRLQDAEEHVEAVNAKCASLEKTKQRLQNEVEDLMIDVERSNAACAALDKKQKNFDKILAEWKQKYEETQAELEASQKESRSLSTELFKMKNAYEESLDHLETLKRENKNLQQEISDLTEQIAEGGKAIHELEKVKKQIEQEKSEIQAALEEAEASLEHEEGKILRLQLELNQVKSEIDRKIAEKDEEIDQLKRNHLRIVESLQSSLDAEIRSRNEALRLKKKMEGDLNEMEIQLSHANRVAAEAQKNLRNTQAVLKDTQIHLDDALRTQEDLKEQVAMVERRANLLQAEIEELRAALEQTERSRKVAEQELLDATERVQLLHTQNTSLINTKKKLETDIAQIQGEMEDTIQEARNAEEKAKKAITDAAMMAEELKKEQDTSAHLERMKKNLDQTVKDLQLRLDEAEQLALKGGKKQIQKLEARVRELEGEVDAEQKRSAEAVKGVRKYERRVKELTYQSEEDRKNILRLQDLVDKLQMKVKSYKRQSEEAEELSNVNLSKFRKIQHELEEAEERADIAESQVNKLRAKSREFHRKIEE; this is encoded by the exons ATGGCCTCTGCAGACTCTGAGATGGCCATCTTTGGGGAGGCGGCTCCCTATCTCCGAAagtcagagaaggaaagaattgCAGCCCAGAACAAGCCTTTTGATGCCAAGTCATCGGTCTTTGTGGCCCATCCTAAAGAATCCTTTGTGAAAGGGACAATCCAGAGCAGGGAATCAGGAAAGGTCACTGTTAAGACTGAAGCTGGAGAG ACCCTGACCGTGAAGGATGATCAGGTCTTTTCCATGAACCCTCCCAAGTACGATAAAATCGAGGACATGGCCATGATGACCCACCTCCACGAACCCGCTGTGCTGTACAACCTCAAAGAGCGTTATGCAGCCTGGATGATCTAC ACCTACTCGGGTCTCTTCTGCGTCACTGTCAACCCCTACAAGTGGCTGCCGGTGTACAACCCGGAGGTGGTGTTGGCCTACCGAGGCAAGAAGCGCCAGGAGGCCCCTCCACacatcttctccatctctgaCAATGCCTATCAGTTCATGCTGACTG ATCGCGAGAACCAGTCGATCCTGATCAC TGGAGAATCCGGTGCAGGGAAGACTGTGAACACCAAGCGTGTCATCCAGTACTTTGCAACAATTGCAGCGAGCGGGGATaagaagaaggaggagcagTCAGGCAAAATGCAG GGAACGCTTGAGGATCAAATCATCAGCGCCAACCCACTGCTGGAGGCCTTTGGCAACGCCAAGACCGTGAGGAACGACAACTCCTCACGCTTT GGCAAATTCATCAGAATCCACTTTGGAGCTACAGGCAAACTGGCTTCTGCTGACATTGAAACTT ATCTGTTGGAGAAGTCCAGAGTCACTTTCCAGCTCAAGGCAGAAAGAAGCTACCACATATTTTATCAGGTCACCTCGAACAAGAAGCCAGAGCTAATTG aaatgctccTCATCACCACCAACCCATATGACTACCCTTTTGTGAGTCAAGGTGAGATCACTGTTCCCAGCATTGATGACAAGGAGGAGCTGATGGCTACAGAT AGTGCCATTGACATTCTGGGCTTCACTGCTGATGAAAAGACTGCCATCTACAAGCTGACAGGGGCTGTCATGCACTATGGGAACTTGAAGTTCAAGCAGAAACCAagagaggagcaggcagagcccgATGGCACAGAAG TTGCTGACAAGGCTGCCTACCTGATGGGTCTGAATTCAGCTGACATGCTCAAGGCACTGTGCTACCCCCGAGTCAAAGTTGGGAATGAATATGTGACCAAGGGTCAAACTGCGCAGCAG GTGCACAATGCTGTGGGTGCTCTGGCAAAGGCTGTCTATGAGAGGATGTTCTTGTGGATGGTTGTTCGCATCAACCAACAGCTGGATACGAAGCAGCCCAGACAGTACTTCATTGGTGTCCTGGACATTGCTGGCTTCGAGATCTTTGAT tttaaCAGCTTTGAGCAGCTGTGCATCAACTTCACCAATGAGAAACTGCAACAGTTCTTCAACCACCACATGTtcgtgctggagcaggaggagtaCAAGAAGGAAGGAATTGAATGGACATTCATTGACTTTGGGATGGACCTGGCTGCCTGCATTGAGCTGATTGAGAAG CCCATGGGCATCTTCTCCATCCTGGAAGAGGAGTGCATGTTCCCCAAGGCAACCGACACCTCTTTCAAGAACAAGCTCTACGACCAGCATCTGGGCAAGTCCAGCAACTTCCAGAAGCCCAAGCCTACCAAAGGGAAGGTTGAGGCCCACTTCTCCCTGATACACTATGCTGGTACAGTGGACTACAACATCACTGGCTGGCTTGAGAAGAACAAGGACCCCCTGAACGAAACTGTCATTGGGTTGTACCAGAAATCATCACTGAAAACATTGGCCTTACTCTTTGCCAACTATGGTGGAGCAGAAGCAG AGGCTAGTGCTGGCAAGAAAGGTGGCAAGAAGAAGGGTTCTTCCTTCCAGACTGTCTCAGCTCTTTTCCGG GAGAATTTAAACAAGCTGATGACCAATTTGCGAAGCACCCACCCCCATTTTGTACGCTGCATCATCCCGAATGAAACAAAAACACCTG GTGCCATGGAGCATGAACTGGTGCTTCACCAGCTGCGGTGTAACGGCGTGCTGGAAGGGATCAGAATTTGCAGGAAAGGATTTCCTAACAGAGTCCTGTATGCAGATTTTAAACAGAG ATACAAAGTATTAAATGCAAGTGCTATCCCAGAGGGACAGTTCATTGACAGTAAGAAGGCTTGTGAGAAACTTCTTGGATCAATTGATATAGACCACACTCAATACAAATTTGGTCACACCAAG GTGTTCTTCAAAGCTGGGCTGATAGGCCTCTTGGAAGAGATGAGGGATGAGAAGCTGGCACAGCTCATCACTCGCACACAAGCCAGGTGCAGGGGCTTCCTGATGAGAGTGGAGTACCAGAGAATGGTGGAGAGGAG AGAGTCCATCTTCTGCATCCAGTACAACATTCGTGCATTCATGAATGTCAAGCACTGGCCCTGGATGAAGCTGTTCTTCAAGATCAAGCCCCTGCTGAAGAGTGCAGAATCTGAGAAGGAGATGGCCAACATGAAACAGGAGTTTGAGAAAACCAAGGAAGAGCTTGCAAAGTCTGAggcaaagaggaaggagctggaggagaaaatgGTGAAACTGGTGCAGGAGAAAAATGACCTGCAGCTCCAAGTGCAGGCT GAAGCTGATGCTTTGGCTGATGCTGAGGAAAGATGTGACCAgctcatcaaaaccaaaatccagctGGAAGCTAAAGTTAAAGAGGTGACTGAAAGGGCCGAGGATGAGGAGGAAATTAATGCCGAGCTGACAGCCAAGAAAAGGAAACTGGAGGATGAATGTTCGGAGTTGAAGAAAGATATTGATGACCTTGAGTTAACACTGGCCAAGGTCGAGAAGGAAAAACATGCCACTGAAAACAAG GTGAAAAACCTCACAGAGGAGATGGCAGCCTTGGATGAGACCATTGTGAAGCtaacaaaagagaagaaagcccTCCAAGAGGCCCATCAACAGACACTGGACGACCTGCAGGCAGAAGAGGACAAAGTCAATACTCTGACCAAAGCTAAGAccaagctggagcagcaagtggACGAT CTGGAAGGTTCCCTGgagcaagagaagaaactgcGCATGGACCTTGAGAGAGCTAAGAGGAAACTCGAAGGAGACCTGAAGCTGGCCCATGACAGCATAATGGATTTGGAAAATGATAAGCAGCAGCTGGATGAGAAACTGAAGAA GAAAGACTTTGAAATCAGCCAGATCCAGAGCAAAATCGAGGATGAGCAACTGCTGGGCATCCAGTTACAGAAGAAGATCAAGGAGCTGCAG GCTCGTATTGAGGAACTGGAGGAGGAAATTGAGGCAGAGCGAACCTCTCGggcaaaagcagagaagcatCGGGCTGACCTCTCCAGGGAGCTAGAGGAGATCAGCGAGCGcctggaagaagcaggaggggCTACTGCAGCTCAGATTGAGATGAACAAGAAGCGTGAGGCAGAGTTTCAGAAGATGCGCCGTGACCTCGAAGAGGCCACGCTGCAGCATGAAGCCACGGCTGCCACCCTGCGGAAGAAGCACGCAGACAGCACAGCTGAGCTTGGGGAGCAGATCGACAACCTGCAACGAGTGaagcagaagctggagaaggagaagagtgAGCTGAAGATGGAGATTGACGACTTGGCCAGTAACATGGAGTCTGTCTCCAAAGCCAAG GCAAACCTGGAGAAGATGTGCCGCACTCTGGAAGACCAACTaagtgaatttaaaacaaaggaggAGCAGAATCAACGCATGATCAGCGATCTCAGTGCTCAAAGAGCTCGTCTGCAGACAGAATCTG GTGAATATGCACGCCAGGTGGAGGAAAAAGATGCTTTAATTTCTCAGCTGTCTAGAGGGAAACAGGCCTTCACTCAGCAGATTGAAGAACTGAAGCGGCAACTAGAGGAGGAGATAAAG GCCAAGAATGCCCTTGCCCATGGCTTGCAGTCAGCACGCCATGACTGTGACTTGCTCCGGGAACAATatgaggaggagcaggaagccAAGAGTGAACTGCAGCGTGCCCTGTCCAAGGCCAACAGTGAAGTAGCCCAGTGGAGAACCAAATATGAGACAGATGCTATTCAGCGcacagaggagctggaggaggccaA GAAGAAGCTGGCACAGCGCCTGCAGGATGCAGAGGAACACGTTGAAGCTGTGAATGCCAAATGTGCCTCCCTggaaaagacaaagcagaggctgcagaatGAAGTGGAGGACCTGATGATTGACGTGGAGCGATCGAATGCTGCCTGCGCAGCTCTggataagaagcagaagaacttTGACAAG ATCCTGGCAGAGTGGAAGCAGAAGTATGAGGAAACGCAGGCTGAGCTGGAAGCCTCCCAGAAGGAGTCTCGCTCTCTCAGCACGGAGCTGTTTAAGATGAAGAATGCCTATGAGGAGTCCTTGGATCACCTGGAAACGCTGAAGCGTGAGAACAAGAACTTGCAGC AGGAGATTTCGGACCTGACGGAGCAGATTGCCGAGGGAGGAAAGGCGATTCATGAGCTGGAGAAAGTCAAGaagcagattgagcaggagaaatCTGAAATCCAGGCTGCTCTGGAGGAAGCTGAG GCCTCCCTTGAACATGAAGAGGGGAAGATCCTGCGCCTCCAGCTTGAGCTCAACCAGGTGAAGTCTGAGATTGACAGGAAGATAGCAGAGAAAGATGAGGAGATTGACCAGCTGAAGAGAAACCACCTCAGAATTGTGGAGTCCTTGCAGAGTAGCCTGGATGCTGAGATCAGGAGCCGGAATGAAGCCCTGCGgctgaagaagaagatggaagGAGACCTGAATGAAATGGAGATCCAGCTGAGCCATGCCAACCGTGTGGCTGCAGAGGCACAAAAGAACCTGAGGAACACACAGGCAGTGCTCAAG GATACCCAGATACACCTGGACGATGCTCTCAGGACACAGGAGGACCTGAAGGAGCAGGTGGCCATGGTGGAGCGCAGAGCCAACCTGCTGCAGGCTGAAATTGAAGAGCTACGGGCAGCCCTGGAGCAGACGGAGCGGTCGAGGAAAGTGGCTGAGCAGGAGCTTCTGGATGCCACTGAACGTGTGCAGCTCCTCCATACCCAG AACACCAGCTTGATCAACACCAAGAAGAAGCTGGAAACAGACATTGCCCAAATTCAGGGTGAAATGGAGGATACGATCCAGGAAGCCCGCAATGCTGAAGAGAAGGCCAAGAAGGCCATCACAGAT GCAGCCATGATggcagaagagctgaagaaggagcaggacaccAGCGCCCACCTGGAGAGGATGAAGAAGAACCTGGACCAGACGGTGAAGGACCTGCAGCTCCGTCTGGATGAAGCTGAGCAGTTGGCGCTGAAGGGAGGCAAGAAGCAAATCCAGAAGCTGGAGGCCAGA GTGCGGGAGCTGGAAGGGGAGGTTGATGCTGAGCAGAAGCGCAGCGCTGAAGCCGTGAAGGGTGTGCGCAAGTACGAGAGGAGGGTGAAGGAGCTGACCTACCAG TCTGAGGAAGACCGGAAGAATATTCTGAGGCTGCAGGATCTGGTGGACAAGCTGCAAATGAAAGTGAAATCCTACAAGAGACAATCTGAAGAGGCT GAGGAGCTGTCCAATGTCAACCTCTCCAAGTTCCGCAAGATCCAGCACGAGCTGGAGGAAGCCGAGGAGCGGGCTGACATTGCAGAGTCGCAGGTCAACAAGCTGCGAGCGAAGAGCCGGGAGTTTCATAGGAAGATAGAAGAGTGA